Proteins encoded by one window of Parabacteroides sp. FAFU027:
- a CDS encoding glycoside hydrolase family 2 protein, which yields MRKRFLPLYLWLGCLPATLFSQNIREIDLSSLDWKISLDKQAEWQNDKLYLPPVDLKKLPVHLPSGGWAALNQMPQKTVHLPATVEQHFWGYNGSTFGVTGNYTGVSWFTTQVNVPAEMKGKRIFLNIESVRFRAEIFVNRQPAGYDVVNSTPFQVDITDAVEYGKVNEIAFRITDPNGNFNWKDSQNYMWGDYRTIPSHGFGGITGKVMLSAKDKVYIEDVFVKNKPRANEVDVEITTQNSLPVNSTGTYTLEVREYTGQKLVYTKNYPATAFSSGESVKKFTISLPEAKLWSVDSPNLYDLTVRLKGEKSDDVFNRRFGFRWFEVYDKDGNREFRLDGKRIVLRTAISWSFWPDNGIVPDDSLAKKQVMIAKRLGLNMLNFHRTIGYTNVLDYADELGLLYFEEPGGNSFPVNLFFSTDSIGKMQSDFYLKARTEKLSRMVKRDRSHPSLIIYNMHNERSAAPQQPDYDEMATAHRLDETRILTYNSCNGSNPVEKPDAHFKTHLLPYDSTFHDVGWWDEHHAGGPGVYHDFLYKNATGYHRGSANKKEIVYWGEEGAIGTPPRLELIRNEILKSGKTTGWEADDYLKWYDAYDSFLKNNPGFSKAFPSVDALTKSMGNVSYYYQGRMIENIRINNVVDGYAVNGWESMKLENHSGIVDNYRNPKGDVELIARYNKPLYVAVKMNRKVVEVGSNTTVDFHIVNEKNLHGGYQLKATVTDGSGYSVLTKTFAVKLSGGDVYGELLNAGWNVPVTNPGYYTVKAELIKNGKVVAAGDDQILGISVNKPITALTGMVADTTGVLSRFLSAKGIQTTEYKSGTPKGDYLLVGGFEPQQWGSGISDIMEWVYAGHTLIIVNNAERWAEFLSDKEVLDYRGSKKLGTSWYGGNFFVKEHPLFDGLPQNCVFNWEYQCFATYNRKRTGLRLFNGETVVGCVSDHKKEVYSALSVIPAGRGKIVLCALDIFSCIQDLKPVKKVTDIDGENASMNTFNTSGANQSNVVGQRLLMNMIKFASR from the coding sequence ATGAGAAAACGATTTCTGCCACTGTACCTGTGGCTTGGATGTTTACCGGCGACACTCTTTTCCCAAAATATAAGGGAGATTGACTTGAGTAGCCTCGATTGGAAAATATCCCTCGACAAACAAGCCGAATGGCAAAATGACAAGTTATATCTCCCACCGGTTGATTTGAAGAAATTACCGGTTCATCTCCCTTCCGGAGGTTGGGCCGCTTTGAACCAGATGCCGCAAAAGACGGTTCACCTTCCCGCTACGGTGGAGCAGCACTTTTGGGGATATAATGGCTCCACGTTTGGCGTTACGGGGAATTATACCGGCGTTTCCTGGTTTACCACGCAGGTGAATGTGCCGGCAGAGATGAAGGGAAAACGCATTTTCCTGAATATAGAGAGCGTCAGGTTTCGGGCCGAGATATTTGTCAACCGGCAACCGGCTGGTTATGATGTGGTTAACAGTACACCTTTTCAGGTCGATATTACCGATGCTGTTGAATATGGGAAGGTAAACGAGATTGCTTTCCGCATTACCGACCCAAACGGGAATTTCAACTGGAAAGATTCGCAAAACTACATGTGGGGCGATTACCGTACGATACCTTCTCACGGATTCGGTGGCATAACCGGCAAAGTGATGCTTTCAGCCAAAGATAAAGTTTATATCGAAGATGTCTTTGTCAAAAACAAACCCAGGGCAAACGAAGTAGATGTGGAGATTACCACACAAAATAGTCTGCCAGTAAACTCTACCGGAACTTATACCCTTGAAGTGCGTGAATACACGGGGCAAAAGCTCGTTTACACCAAGAACTATCCGGCAACGGCTTTTTCTTCGGGGGAATCTGTAAAGAAATTCACCATATCCCTGCCTGAAGCGAAGTTGTGGAGTGTGGACTCTCCGAATCTTTATGACCTGACAGTCCGGTTGAAAGGCGAAAAGTCTGACGATGTTTTCAACCGTCGCTTCGGTTTTCGCTGGTTTGAGGTCTATGACAAAGATGGCAACCGTGAGTTCCGGTTGGATGGCAAACGTATTGTCCTGCGAACCGCAATCTCGTGGAGCTTCTGGCCGGATAACGGTATTGTGCCTGACGATTCGCTGGCGAAGAAACAGGTGATGATAGCCAAACGCCTCGGCCTGAATATGCTCAACTTCCATCGTACCATCGGGTACACCAATGTGCTGGATTACGCTGATGAATTGGGGTTGCTCTACTTTGAAGAGCCGGGTGGAAATTCATTTCCGGTTAACCTCTTTTTCTCAACAGACAGTATTGGGAAAATGCAATCGGATTTTTACCTGAAAGCCCGTACGGAGAAACTTAGCCGCATGGTGAAGCGGGACCGTAGTCATCCGTCGTTGATTATCTACAACATGCACAACGAACGGAGTGCTGCTCCTCAGCAACCTGATTATGATGAGATGGCCACCGCTCATCGTCTGGACGAAACACGTATCCTGACCTATAACTCCTGTAACGGAAGTAATCCCGTTGAGAAACCGGATGCTCATTTCAAAACTCATCTTTTGCCCTATGACAGCACATTTCATGATGTGGGCTGGTGGGATGAACATCATGCCGGTGGCCCTGGAGTTTACCATGATTTTCTCTATAAAAATGCGACCGGCTATCACCGGGGTAGCGCGAATAAGAAAGAGATTGTCTATTGGGGCGAAGAAGGAGCAATCGGTACACCTCCGCGGTTAGAGTTAATCCGGAACGAAATACTCAAAAGCGGTAAAACCACCGGTTGGGAGGCCGATGATTATCTCAAATGGTACGATGCTTACGATTCGTTCCTGAAAAACAACCCCGGATTCTCAAAAGCTTTTCCTTCAGTGGACGCTTTGACTAAATCAATGGGGAATGTATCCTATTATTATCAGGGCAGAATGATTGAGAATATCCGCATCAACAACGTGGTGGACGGTTATGCCGTGAATGGCTGGGAAAGCATGAAGCTGGAAAATCATTCCGGCATTGTGGATAACTACCGTAACCCCAAAGGTGATGTAGAACTGATTGCCCGTTACAATAAGCCGCTTTACGTGGCGGTAAAGATGAACCGGAAAGTCGTTGAGGTTGGAAGTAATACCACCGTGGATTTCCACATTGTGAATGAAAAGAATCTGCACGGAGGTTATCAACTTAAAGCAACCGTTACCGATGGGTCTGGATACAGTGTTTTGACAAAAACATTCGCAGTGAAGCTTAGCGGTGGAGACGTTTACGGAGAACTACTCAACGCCGGATGGAATGTGCCTGTAACCAATCCCGGTTATTACACCGTGAAAGCCGAACTGATAAAAAACGGTAAGGTTGTAGCAGCAGGGGATGACCAAATCCTGGGTATTAGCGTAAATAAACCCATTACTGCTCTAACCGGAATGGTGGCTGACACCACTGGAGTACTTTCCCGGTTTCTTTCGGCAAAAGGCATTCAGACAACGGAATATAAGTCAGGAACACCGAAAGGCGATTACCTGCTGGTCGGGGGATTTGAGCCACAGCAATGGGGTTCCGGTATTTCAGATATCATGGAATGGGTCTATGCCGGGCACACCCTGATTATAGTGAATAATGCAGAGCGTTGGGCTGAGTTTCTTTCCGATAAAGAGGTGTTGGATTACCGGGGAAGCAAAAAGCTGGGGACATCCTGGTATGGAGGCAATTTCTTTGTGAAGGAGCATCCGTTGTTTGACGGCCTTCCTCAGAATTGTGTTTTCAACTGGGAATACCAGTGCTTTGCTACCTATAACCGCAAACGCACAGGCCTGCGACTCTTCAATGGCGAGACCGTTGTAGGATGCGTCTCTGACCATAAGAAAGAGGTCTATTCCGCTTTGAGTGTTATTCCTGCCGGAAGGGGAAAGATTGTCCTTTGCGCGTTGGATATTTTCTCCTGTATTCAGGATCTGAAGCCGGTGAAGAAGGTGACCGATATTGATGGTGAGAATGCATCAATGAATACTTTTAATACCTCGGGAGCGAACCAGTCAAATGTTGTCGGACAACGACTGCTGATGAATATGATTAAGTTTGCGAGTAGATAA
- the pelA gene encoding pectate lyase → MTKTHFSGNKKMMTIITAMFLTNSLFAQEKRSDQAYAPISLKPFLDSSRHWYGIHDDSNIINPSSNQLKYKETEITKIADNILLYQRNNGGWSKNYDVQAILTPAQADSLVKTKNMVHTTFDNSTTYTHVDYLARVYAITHLDKYKVACENGIKFILKAQFSNGGWPQYYPLEKGYSCHITFNDGAYIGVMEVLKKVVDNHPEYAFLDAKLSKRVVQAYDKGISCILKTQIEENGKLTVWGQQHDEVTLKPAWARAFEPPCICNGESAGIVLFLMSIEHPDAKIIRSIQSAVKWFQDSRIFNTRVMTVQASPEKSKWRTSTTDRVVVKDSLAPQIWTRYYELGTEKPMFSDRNSKILYSLSEVSRERRSGYGWYTYAPQEVLDKYPQWQKKWAPEENLLAK, encoded by the coding sequence ATGACCAAAACACATTTCTCCGGCAACAAAAAGATGATGACAATCATCACTGCAATGTTTCTGACCAACAGCCTTTTTGCTCAAGAGAAGCGATCAGATCAGGCATATGCCCCTATCAGTCTGAAGCCTTTTCTGGATAGTTCCCGCCACTGGTATGGCATTCATGATGATAGCAATATCATTAATCCATCTTCTAACCAGCTCAAGTACAAAGAGACGGAGATTACAAAGATTGCGGATAATATCCTGCTATATCAGCGGAATAACGGTGGCTGGTCCAAGAACTATGACGTTCAGGCAATCCTGACACCAGCACAGGCTGATAGTCTGGTGAAAACAAAGAATATGGTGCATACCACTTTTGATAATTCCACCACCTACACCCACGTTGATTATTTGGCCAGGGTATATGCAATAACCCATTTGGATAAATACAAAGTAGCCTGTGAGAATGGAATAAAATTTATTCTGAAAGCTCAGTTTTCCAACGGAGGATGGCCGCAATATTACCCATTGGAAAAAGGCTACAGTTGTCACATTACCTTTAATGACGGGGCTTATATCGGCGTGATGGAGGTCCTAAAGAAGGTTGTGGATAACCACCCCGAATATGCTTTTCTTGATGCCAAGTTGAGTAAAAGAGTGGTTCAGGCATATGATAAAGGCATAAGCTGCATCCTGAAAACCCAGATTGAGGAAAACGGAAAACTAACTGTGTGGGGACAGCAGCACGATGAGGTGACATTAAAACCGGCCTGGGCGAGAGCTTTTGAACCGCCATGTATCTGTAATGGTGAAAGTGCCGGCATTGTATTATTCCTGATGAGTATAGAGCATCCTGATGCGAAAATAATCCGTTCAATACAATCAGCTGTCAAATGGTTTCAGGATTCACGCATATTCAATACCCGGGTGATGACGGTGCAGGCTTCTCCCGAAAAATCGAAGTGGAGAACGAGTACTACCGACAGAGTCGTGGTAAAAGACTCTCTGGCGCCTCAGATCTGGACACGTTATTATGAGTTGGGGACTGAAAAACCGATGTTCAGTGACCGGAATAGCAAGATTCTCTATTCGCTGTCAGAGGTAAGCCGGGAGAGAAGAAGTGGATACGGTTGGTACACTTATGCTCCGCAGGAGGTGTTGGATAAGTATCCGCAGTGGCAAAAGAAATGGGCTCCGGAGGAGAATCTTTTAGCTAAATGA
- a CDS encoding family 43 glycosylhydrolase — MKKILILALGILCLASAPFAQTKKAKTGIDLNEFLVNGEPKLPDFKPFMDQRIRDPFIMAGPDKTYYMTGTLPYNHGDSTYNEGIPLWRSKDLKNWEDMGVIWTFEKDGAWQKQWTAKNGNARRALWAPEIHYINKNWYLVYTVTGLGMGIMKSTSGRPEGPYKGVTIPDGPIVNKGIDASLFQDDDGKVFFLWGDGMIAPMNKDLTSFAEKPTKIIPSVIDTVREHHYVQHSCKELDHVGFEAAFMFKKDGRYYLSCADRYHGYYHNMTVESTNIKGPYSARYVSVPFCGHGSLFQDFNGQYWWTYFGNDKVAPFSKPAIVSVEFNKEGHLQPKQ; from the coding sequence ATGAAAAAAATCCTAATCTTAGCACTGGGCATCCTTTGCCTAGCAAGCGCGCCTTTTGCGCAAACAAAAAAAGCTAAAACAGGCATCGATCTGAACGAGTTTTTAGTAAATGGCGAACCCAAATTGCCCGATTTTAAGCCATTTATGGATCAGCGCATACGCGATCCGTTTATCATGGCCGGACCAGATAAGACTTATTACATGACCGGTACGTTGCCTTATAATCATGGCGACTCCACTTATAATGAAGGAATACCCCTCTGGCGCTCGAAAGACCTGAAGAATTGGGAAGACATGGGAGTTATCTGGACGTTTGAAAAGGATGGCGCCTGGCAAAAACAGTGGACAGCTAAAAACGGAAATGCCCGCCGTGCTCTCTGGGCTCCCGAAATTCATTACATCAATAAAAATTGGTACTTGGTTTATACCGTTACCGGGCTGGGTATGGGAATAATGAAAAGTACATCAGGGCGTCCCGAAGGACCATACAAAGGAGTAACCATTCCTGATGGACCCATCGTAAATAAAGGAATTGATGCTTCCTTGTTTCAGGATGATGATGGCAAGGTTTTTTTTCTCTGGGGAGACGGCATGATTGCGCCAATGAATAAAGATCTGACTTCATTTGCCGAAAAACCGACCAAAATTATACCTTCGGTGATTGATACTGTCCGGGAACATCATTATGTACAGCATTCCTGTAAAGAGTTAGATCATGTGGGATTCGAGGCTGCATTTATGTTTAAAAAAGACGGTCGATACTACCTTTCGTGCGCCGACCGTTATCACGGATATTATCATAACATGACGGTTGAAAGCACCAATATCAAAGGACCTTACAGTGCTCGTTATGTTTCTGTTCCGTTCTGTGGACATGGCAGCCTGTTTCAGGACTTTAACGGACAGTACTGGTGGACTTATTTTGGAAATGACAAGGTTGCTCCTTTCTCTAAACCGGCCATTGTTTCGGTGGAGTTCAATAAAGAAGGGCATCTGCAACCCAAACAATAG
- a CDS encoding glycoside hydrolase family 127 protein has translation MRTLHKCILFLFLIISANVKAANIQEFKLSDVKILDGPFLNAQQVDLKYILALDPDRLLAPFLKDTGIKPLKENYGNWESSGLDGHIGGHYLSALSMMYATTGNQELLRRVNYMVDWLDKCQQKNGNGYVAGIPNGHSMWTEIAAGNTAAVKSRWVPLYNIHKLYAGLLDAYQYTNNKKALDIVIKLSDWFYDLSKNLTDEQIQEILKAEHGGLNESFAQVATITGNKKYLDLAIRVSHRALLDPLIQQKVKLAGLHANTQIPKVIGFKCIADATSNMAWDSAAVFFWNTVVNKWSVSIGGNSVREHFHPANDFSSMIETNQGPETCNTYNMLKLTELLYRTNPDTRYMDYYERALFNHILSSEHPTKGGFVYFTQMRPRHYRVYSQPQESFWCCVGTGMENHAKYGEMIYAHEGNNLYVNLFIASELKWKEKGIKLTQNTRFPYKDFSTFKLQMAKPGQLALKIRKPAWANEKEIKIGVNGKSLEFKIESNYIVLSRTWNNGDEIKIEMPMHIGVENLPDGSPWASVKYGPIVLAAISDSTHLDGLFADDSRWGHVASGPYYAINEAPMIISEEKDFSSKIKPVVLEHLTFEMPDLIYPQQNKNMILRPFFEIHEARYVIYWPVSTMKDFEAKKQAMAEKEKAKLVLEKRTIDQIAPGEQQPETDHNFKGEETNTGINNSVHWRDASAWFGYDLFDKQKEATVLQVTYFGLDRKRTFDIFLNDTKLETVTLNGDKGDAFFTVDYVIPEEIKKANNGVLKLKFVAAPKSKAGGVYYIRLMK, from the coding sequence ATGAGAACATTGCACAAATGTATTTTATTCTTATTCCTGATTATTAGCGCCAACGTCAAGGCTGCCAATATTCAGGAATTCAAGCTTTCCGATGTGAAAATACTGGATGGCCCCTTTTTGAACGCGCAACAGGTCGATTTGAAATATATCCTTGCTCTCGATCCGGACAGGTTGCTTGCTCCTTTTCTTAAAGATACCGGCATAAAACCTTTGAAGGAAAATTATGGCAACTGGGAAAGTTCGGGCTTAGACGGGCATATCGGGGGGCATTATCTTTCGGCTCTGTCGATGATGTATGCTACCACAGGTAATCAAGAGTTGTTGCGACGCGTAAACTACATGGTCGACTGGCTTGATAAGTGTCAGCAAAAAAATGGCAATGGCTATGTTGCCGGTATTCCGAACGGACATTCAATGTGGACTGAAATTGCGGCAGGAAACACTGCTGCTGTGAAAAGCCGCTGGGTGCCGTTATACAATATCCATAAATTATATGCGGGATTACTCGATGCTTACCAGTACACGAACAACAAAAAAGCTCTTGATATTGTCATCAAGCTTTCAGATTGGTTTTACGATCTTTCCAAAAATCTGACCGACGAACAAATTCAGGAAATTCTGAAAGCAGAGCATGGTGGGCTTAATGAATCTTTTGCTCAGGTTGCTACCATCACCGGTAATAAAAAGTACCTCGATTTGGCCATAAGGGTGTCGCATAGAGCTCTTTTGGATCCTTTGATTCAACAAAAAGTCAAGCTGGCCGGTTTGCATGCCAATACCCAAATACCCAAAGTGATCGGTTTTAAATGTATTGCAGACGCTACTTCCAATATGGCCTGGGATTCGGCTGCGGTTTTCTTCTGGAATACGGTAGTCAACAAATGGTCTGTTTCTATCGGTGGCAATAGTGTGCGTGAACACTTCCATCCGGCGAATGATTTTTCATCGATGATTGAGACAAATCAGGGACCGGAAACTTGCAATACCTACAATATGCTCAAGTTGACTGAGCTGTTGTACCGTACTAATCCCGACACCAGGTATATGGATTATTACGAGAGAGCCTTGTTTAACCATATACTATCGTCGGAACACCCTACAAAAGGCGGTTTTGTCTATTTTACCCAAATGCGTCCACGCCACTACCGGGTTTATTCGCAGCCGCAGGAATCTTTTTGGTGCTGTGTAGGCACCGGAATGGAAAACCATGCGAAATATGGAGAAATGATCTATGCACATGAAGGCAACAACCTGTATGTAAACTTATTCATCGCCTCTGAACTCAAATGGAAAGAAAAAGGAATCAAACTGACTCAAAATACCCGATTCCCTTACAAAGATTTTTCGACTTTTAAATTACAAATGGCCAAACCGGGTCAATTGGCTTTAAAAATCAGAAAACCGGCATGGGCAAATGAGAAAGAGATCAAAATCGGGGTAAACGGAAAGTCTCTGGAATTCAAGATTGAGAGCAACTATATCGTGCTGTCCCGGACATGGAATAATGGTGACGAGATAAAGATTGAGATGCCGATGCATATCGGCGTCGAAAACCTGCCCGATGGATCTCCGTGGGCGTCAGTTAAATATGGTCCCATTGTATTGGCTGCAATCAGCGATTCGACCCATCTCGACGGATTGTTTGCTGATGACAGCCGATGGGGACATGTCGCCAGCGGACCTTATTATGCGATCAACGAGGCTCCAATGATTATTTCTGAAGAAAAGGACTTTTCTTCGAAAATTAAGCCTGTAGTTCTGGAGCATCTTACCTTCGAAATGCCGGATCTGATCTACCCGCAGCAAAACAAAAACATGATTCTCCGTCCATTCTTTGAGATACACGAAGCACGGTACGTGATATACTGGCCTGTATCGACTATGAAAGATTTTGAAGCAAAGAAACAAGCCATGGCTGAAAAAGAAAAGGCGAAACTTGTGCTTGAGAAAAGGACAATCGACCAGATTGCTCCGGGCGAACAACAGCCGGAAACCGACCATAATTTTAAAGGAGAAGAAACGAATACCGGTATAAATAACAGCGTTCATTGGCGCGATGCTTCCGCATGGTTTGGTTACGACTTATTCGACAAGCAAAAAGAAGCGACAGTGCTTCAGGTCACCTATTTCGGATTAGACAGGAAACGTACTTTTGATATTTTCCTCAATGATACAAAGCTTGAAACTGTTACGTTGAATGGCGATAAAGGCGATGCGTTTTTTACCGTTGATTATGTAATTCCCGAGGAAATCAAAAAAGCCAATAACGGTGTGTTGAAATTGAAATTTGTAGCAGCACCAAAATCTAAAGCCGGAGGAGTTTACTATATCAGGCTCATGAAATAA
- a CDS encoding GDSL-type esterase/lipase family protein, whose amino-acid sequence MKELFKTLLIFTIAFIGMSATSASDPTIYFIGDSTMADYDPAVYPNQRGWGQMFRNFLTGNINFVNAARNGRSSRTFYKGADSLWANVRTALNPGDYVFIQFAHNDEKYGGLSDPATTGQGTAPWGDYQDYLRSYVKETRAKGAIPVLVTAIVRNYFAGDTITYKGRHNLATDDSTLNYVRAMKAVARELSVPLIDHTALTRAYAESLGAANATSTIYAPGDNTHLNPTGATIYAQLAVQEILKQKILTGYLNASPSLIITPSEIDFGTSYISAYSSSKISVSGLSLSPSSGNITVNAPDGFAVGLSASGTFASSVQLPYSGGNLSTTDVFVHFQPTAEKTYSDSISISYGSTTKKVSVKGIGLSMINGVKASVNYPLISNATPTVSGPITSVDESWTGMTLKNYASITTWPTGVTVTNVQRNDITGGTWPAGEIDINTSRYIQFGVKPNAGTSLTIDSIGLYAGVAGGNGMKYRVLYSKSENFSNPVTLEDKTSNTSNTMVALSYKPMVQVAKNEVFYLRFYPWYSATATSKYFCLSNLTISSRVTNKTTGIEQAKEGNRLTVYPNPSKGVFYLNNVDLSSACIAEVYNQIGALICRSVLTNNLQTIDLSEMPNGIYILRIINGQQVEKQLLIKE is encoded by the coding sequence ATGAAAGAACTATTCAAGACTCTTCTAATTTTCACCATTGCCTTTATCGGGATGAGCGCGACAAGCGCCAGTGATCCGACTATCTATTTTATCGGTGATTCGACTATGGCCGATTATGATCCTGCCGTATATCCCAATCAGCGCGGATGGGGACAGATGTTCCGGAACTTTCTGACAGGGAATATTAATTTTGTTAATGCAGCCCGCAATGGGCGCAGCAGCCGCACGTTTTATAAAGGCGCCGACAGCCTCTGGGCGAATGTGCGCACAGCGCTTAATCCCGGCGACTATGTCTTTATTCAATTTGCCCATAACGATGAAAAATACGGTGGGCTGTCCGATCCTGCAACTACCGGACAAGGAACTGCTCCATGGGGTGATTATCAGGATTACCTGCGCAGCTATGTAAAAGAAACACGCGCTAAGGGCGCTATCCCCGTTTTAGTTACGGCTATCGTGCGCAATTACTTTGCAGGGGATACGATTACATATAAAGGACGACACAACCTTGCCACGGATGATTCGACCCTGAATTATGTACGGGCAATGAAAGCGGTAGCTCGTGAACTCTCAGTTCCGCTTATCGACCATACTGCCCTCACCCGGGCATATGCCGAGAGTCTTGGAGCTGCAAATGCTACATCAACTATTTATGCGCCCGGCGACAATACACACCTGAATCCGACCGGCGCAACGATTTATGCCCAGCTGGCCGTGCAGGAAATTTTGAAACAGAAGATCCTTACCGGCTATCTAAACGCTTCACCGAGCCTGATCATAACACCGTCCGAAATTGATTTTGGGACAAGTTACATTTCGGCATATTCTTCTTCCAAAATTTCCGTTTCAGGCCTGAGCCTGTCGCCTTCATCAGGCAACATCACAGTAAATGCACCCGATGGTTTTGCTGTGGGATTAAGCGCTTCAGGAACATTTGCATCATCGGTACAGTTGCCTTATAGTGGCGGAAACCTGAGTACGACCGATGTGTTTGTTCATTTCCAACCTACTGCTGAAAAAACGTATAGCGATTCCATCTCCATTTCGTATGGCTCAACAACCAAAAAAGTATCGGTTAAAGGCATCGGTCTTTCGATGATAAATGGAGTGAAAGCTTCGGTAAACTATCCCCTTATCTCCAATGCTACGCCAACAGTTTCAGGACCAATTACAAGTGTAGATGAAAGCTGGACCGGCATGACTCTCAAAAACTATGCTTCTATAACAACGTGGCCGACGGGAGTAACCGTAACCAACGTGCAGCGCAATGATATTACTGGGGGAACATGGCCTGCCGGCGAGATTGATATCAATACTTCGCGTTACATTCAATTCGGGGTAAAACCAAATGCCGGAACAAGCCTGACAATTGATTCTATCGGCTTGTATGCCGGGGTTGCCGGGGGAAATGGGATGAAATACCGTGTACTGTATTCGAAGAGTGAAAATTTCAGCAATCCGGTAACTCTCGAAGACAAAACTTCAAATACCAGCAATACGATGGTTGCATTGTCATACAAACCCATGGTGCAGGTAGCAAAAAACGAAGTATTTTATCTTCGTTTCTACCCTTGGTACTCAGCGACAGCAACCTCCAAATACTTTTGTTTGTCAAATCTTACGATCAGCAGCAGAGTGACAAACAAAACAACCGGCATTGAACAGGCAAAAGAAGGCAACCGACTGACCGTTTATCCCAACCCATCGAAAGGGGTTTTCTATTTAAACAATGTCGATTTGAGCAGCGCCTGTATAGCCGAAGTGTATAATCAGATAGGCGCGCTTATTTGCAGAAGCGTGCTTACCAATAATCTGCAAACCATTGATTTATCGGAAATGCCAAACGGAATATACATCCTCAGGATAATCAACGGGCAACAAGTTGAGAAACAATTACTGATTAAAGAGTAA